The window ATTCCGGCTGGCAGTACGAGGCGGCGAAATCGTCGCATACTCCCCACCATACGGAACCAGCCCTCAGACCTCATCGGGCGCTCGACGGCACGTCCACGCCATCGGTTCGCTGCGATGCGAACTGCGTCCGGTGCAGCTCGGAATACAGGCCACCCGCCCTCAGCAGCTGTTCATGGGTGCCCCGCTCCACGACGCGGCCGTCGTCGACGACCAGAATCAGGTCGGCATCCCGGATCGTGGACAGTCGATGCGCGATAACCAGTGACGTTCTGCCCGTCAGCGCGGTCTTCAGGGCACGCTGCACCGCGAGCTCAGACTCGGAGTCGAGGTGCGCCGTCGCTTCGTCCAGGACCACCACGTGGGGCGACTTCAGTAGCAGCCTCGCGATAGCCAGCCGCTGTTTCTCACCGCCCGACAGCCGGTATCCGCGATCGCCGACGACGGTGTCCAGCCCGTCCGGCAGTGAGTTCACCAGGTCGTGGATCTGAGCGGAGCGCAGGGCGGCGTGCAACTGCTCGTCCCCCGCCTCGGGCCGTGCGTAGGCGAGGTTGGCCCGGATCGTGTCGTGGAACATGTGGGCGTCTTGGGTGACCACCCCGACGACGTCGTGCAGCGACTCGAGGGTGATATCGCGCACATCGCGCCCGCCGACCCGGACCACGCCCCCGGTCGGGTCGTACAGCCGCGAGACAAGATGGGTGATGGTCGTTTTCCCCGCTCCCGACGGACCCACGAGCGCGACCATCTGGCCCGGCTCGATCCGGAACGAGACACCCCGCAGCACTTCCTCGTCGGCGCCGTTTCCGGCCGGACGCGCCAAGGACTCGAGGGAGGCCAACGAGACGTCGTCTCCGGCTGGGTAGCGGAACCGGACGTCGTCGAACTCGACCGAGATTCGGGGCTCCTGATCGGCGGCGGACCGCACCTCCAGCGGTTGAGCGCTGGGCTTGTCCTGCACCATCGGTTTGAGGTCGAGGACCTCGAAGACGCGCTCGAAACTGACCAGTGCGGTCATGATGTCGACCTGAACATTGGACAACGCCGTCAAAGGGCCGTAGAGGCGGGTGAGCAAGGCGGCCAGTGCGACAAGCGTGCCCACTTCCAAGGCGCCGTCGATGGTCAGCCAGCCGCCGATACCGTACACGATGGCCGTGGCGAACGACGCCAGGAAGGTCAGTCCGATGAAGAAGTACCTCGCGTACAGCGCTTGGATCACGCCGATGTCACGGACTCGCGCCGCGGCCTGTCCGAAGGTTTCGTTCTCTCGGTGGTAGCGGCCGAAGATCTTCACCAGCAGCGCGCCGGAGACGTTGAAACGCTCCGTCATGGTCTGGCTCATGTTGGCGTTGAGCTGCATCGACTCGCGCGAGATATCCGCCAGTTTGCGGCCGATGTAGCGGGCCGGAAGCAGAAACAGCGGGACCAGGACCAGGACGACGATCGTGATCTGCCAGGACAGCACCAGCATGGCCCCGAGCGCCAGAACCAGGGTGACGAAGTTACTGACCACCTGCGACAACGTCCCGGTGAAGGCTTGCTGAGCGCCGACGACGTCAGAGTTCAGCCTGGACACCAAGGACCCCGTCTGGGTACGCGTGAAGAAGGCGATGGGCTGCCGCTGGACGTGATCGAAGACCTGTCGCCGGAGGTCGAAGATGAGCCCTTCCCCCACCCGGGCCGACATCCACCGCCCGATGAGGTTCATGATCGCGTCGAAGAGTGCCAAGCCGGCTACCGCCAGCGCGGCCCACACGACGACGCTGCGCTCGCCGGGAACCACGCCAGAGTCGATCAGCACCTTGAGCAGCAGGGGTACCGCGGCCGCGCTCGCCGCCGAGGCGACAGTGGTGGTCAGGAAGATCGCGATCTGGCGACGGTACGGCCGCGCGTAGCTCATGATCCGTTTGGTTGTCCCCCGAGCCAGACGCCGTTCGACGACGCTGCGGTCCCGTGAGAACGAACGCGACGCCATCCAGGCCCCGCCCATCGGACTACCACCCATAGCCATCCATACCCGACCTCCTCGTCTGCCGACGCTCCGGCGTCAGCCGCCACCTCGAAGCTCTGAGTGCCTCGGCAGGAGCAAGCTCAATACGCCCGCTAGGACAACGTGCTGACGAGCAGGATTCTTCCACGGCATGGAATTGTGACTCATAGGTCGCGCACGCAGGCCGCCATCTCTTAGACGTGGCGGCCTACCAATTTGCGCTTTGGGCTTTCCGGGTCAGGAATACCCCGGCCATCCGGGCCCGTCCCCGGAAAGCCCAAAGCCACTTTCAGCGCGGATCGATTAGACGCGAGCCGTCAAGACTTCTTTCGAGCCTTGCCGCGTGTAGCTCCACCACGTCCACGAAGTGCTACTCCCGACTCGGATAGTAGCCGGTGGACGAAGCCATAAGAGCGTCCGGTCTCCGATGCGAGTTCGCGGATGCTCCTACCGCCTTCGTACTGCTTCTTCAGGTCAGTGGCGAGCTTGTCACGCTGCCCTCCGCTGATCCGCGCGCCTTTCACCAACTTGTCGGCCACGCGTCCTCCCCGTTTTCGTTGTTCTTCTGACAGAGGACCATGATCCGTCCCATTACAGTTTTTCGCCACCCGAACGCAAGATCAATCCCACATCGTGACGCAAAAGCCTGGTCAGAGAACGTCTCACGCCAAAGCAACGAGGTCCGAATAGTCGGAGTTCCAGAGGTCTTCAGCGCCATCCGGCAGCAGGAGCACGCGTTCGGGATCCAACGCCTCGACCGCGCCTTCATCGTGTGTGACCAGCACAATTGCACCGGTGAATGAGCGCAGAGCACCCAGGACTTCTTCTCGGGATGCCGGATCGAGGTTGTTGGTCGGTTCATCAAGCAAAAGGACATTGGCACTGGACACGACCAGTGTGGCTAATGCCAGCCGCGTCTTTTCGCCACCGGACAGAACCGAAGCCGGTTTCTCCACGGAGTCACCGGAGAAGAGGAAAGAGCCAAGCACCCGCCGCGCTTCGACGTCTGGCAGGTCCGGCGCTGCGGTGCGCATGTTCTCGAGCACCGTGCGTGATGTGTCCAAAGTCTCATGTTCCTGCGCATAGTAGCCAAGTCTGAGACCATGTCCCGGCTCAACCGCGCCGGTATCGGGTTTTTCGATACCGCCCAGTAGTCGGAGCAGCGTGGTTTTGCCGGCGCCATTGAGCCCGAGAATGACGACCCTGCTCCCGCGATCGATGGCAAGATCGACATCGGTAAACACTTCCAGCGATCCGTACGACTTCGACAACCGGCTGGCCGTCAACGGAGTCTTACCGCAAGGCGCCGGCTCCGGGAAACGGAGTTTGGCCACTTTCTCCGTACGCCGCTCGGATTCCAGTCCCGACAACAGCCGTTCAGCCCGCCGCTCCATGTTCTGCGCCGCCACGGCCTTAGTAGCCTTGTAACGCATCCGGTCGGCCTGAGCTTTCAGCACCGAGGCCTTCTTCTCGGCATTGGCTCGCTCGCGTCGACGGCGACGTTCGTCGGTCTCGCGTTGCTCCAGGTACGTGGTCCACCCGACGTTGTACACGTCGATGACAGCCCTCGTGGCATCAAGATGAAAGACCCGATTGACAGTCTTGTCCAGCAGCGCGACGTCATGGCTGATCACCACCAGTCCGCCCTTGTACGCGCGAAGGAAGTCGCGCAGCCACATGACGGAGTCGGCGTCGAGGTGGTTGGTGGGCTCGTCGAGCAGCATCGTGCCGGCGTCGGAGAAGAGGATCCTGGCAAGCTCGATCCGGCGGCGCTGACCGCCTGAAAGGGTACGCAACGGCTGGCTCAGGACACGATCCTCCAGTCCCAGGCTGGCCGCGATGGTAGCTGCCTCGCTCTCGCTGGCGTATCCGCCGAGAGCCAGAAACTCCGATTCCAGGCGCGAGTAACGGCGCATCCCGCGCTCGTGGCTCGCTGGATCGTCCGAGGCGATCTGTTCCTCGGCCTTGCGCAGCTGCTGGACGATGACGTCTAACCCGCGCGCACCGAGAATACGGTCCCGGGCAAGCACGTCGGGGTCTCCGGTGCGCGGATCCTGCGGAAGGTAGCCGACGGTTCCGGAGCGGTTCACCGTGCCGGCGAACTGCTGTCCCTCGCCGGCGAGGATGCGGGTCAGCGTTGTTTTCCCGGCGCCGTTGCGCCCGACCAGCCCGACTTTGTCACCTGGAGCTATCCGGAAGCTGGCGCCCGCGATGAGAATCTGCGGCCCCGCTCGTACTTCGACCTCGTGGGCAGTGATCATCGTAAGAACGTAACTCCGGTCGCGTAGGCATGGCAGGGCAAGCTCAAGGAAGCCGTCGCCATTGGCGGTATCCCACGAAGCCGGCCCCTACCTGGTGCGGGCCTCGGCGCCGGTCGCTGGAGCGTCCCGGGCCATATACATGACACCAGACACAGGCACACGACCGACACCGAATATTTCGGGTGCTCTCCGTTGGCATCAGCCGCCACAGACAGCAAAGCCCTGCAAGTTTACAGTTGAGACGTGATCGAGGTCGAAGCCGTCAGCCATGCCTATGGTGAACGTCAAGTATTGCGGGGCGTGAACGCCGTGCTGACCGAGCGGCGGGTCGCGGTCATCGGTGCGAACGGCTCCGGCAAGTCCACCTTCGCCCGGCTGCTGAACGGACTGGTCCTTCCCGACCACGGCAGGGTCCGTGTCGACGGTCTCGACACCCGCACCGACGGCGCGGGCGTCCGGCGCCGGGTTGGATTCGTGTTCACCGATCCTGACGCGCAAATCGTCATGCCGACAGTTGCCGAGGACGTCGCCTTCAGTCTGCGCCGGCTGAAGCTGGGAAAGTCGGTGGCCGCGCGCGTCGTCGACGAGCAACTGGCCGAGTTCGGGTTGGCCGGGCATGCCGACCACCCTGCGCATCTGCTGTCGGGCGGGCAGAAACAGTTGCTGGCCTTGTGCTCGATTCTGGTCACCGAGCCAGCGGTTCTCGTGTGCGACGAACCCACGACGCTGCTCGACCTCCGCAACAGCCGGCGGGTGGCCGATCTCCTGGACACGCTCCCCCAGCAGGTCGTCCTCGTGACGCACGATCTCGACGCCGTCCTCAACTACGATCGTGTCCTCGTGTTCGACGACGGCCGCATCGTCTTCGACGGCCCCGCCGCTGCTGCCGTTGCCCACTACCGGGCTCAGGTCGCTTGAGAAGCCTGTCGCGGGACCCCGGTGGAGAGCGAGGACGGGTTTCGCCGCAGCTCGTCGGGGCCTGCAACACAGACTTGCACCCGTAGAAGCGTGCTTCACAACCGGCGACGTTTCCGTTGGTCAACTACAATTGCCATCTTATGTCCGGCTGCCGCCGTTGATTCAGGTGATCTATCCGGGTGGGTGACGAAGCGTGGAGATGCTCGAGGCGCTGCGGCGCTCGCTCGAATCGGCTGTGCGGGCCACCAATGCCACGTTCGGTGTGGCCGGCATCGTAGGCCCACACCGGCGGCCGACCACCTTCGTGACCGTTGGGCACGAGCCTGAGCCCGGCCCAGGCGGCGAGCCGGCAGCAACCGAGCTCCTCGAGGAAGTCATCAACACCGGCCGCATCATTCGCCGCCAGCACCCCGGTGTTCTCGGCATACCGATCAGCGCCGACGGCGAACCGCTGGGCGCCATCTGTCTGCTGGACAATCATCGCGGCGAGTTCACCGAGCAGGACGAGCACGTCCTCGCCGGCCTGGCACACCTGGCGCAGGCGGTCATCGAGCATCTCCACCGTCTTGAGCAAACCAAGCAACGCCAGCAGTGGCTTGCCGCCTCCAACGCCGTGACCACGGCACTGCTGGCCGGGGAAGACCAGTCGCTCACGCTACGCCACATCGCCCAGCATGCCCGGCGCGCCGCCGATGCCGCGGCAGCCGCCATCGCCCGCCCCGACCCGTCCGATATCGGCATCATCAGGTTCCAGGTCGTCGACGCCGAGGAAGACATGCGCGCGCTCAACGGGCTGGCCATCCCCGCGAGCGGCACGGCCACCGGCGAAGCCTTTCTGACGAAGGCGCCGGTAGCGGTACGTGGCTACGGATCACACATCATGACCCAGAATGCTGATCGTCAAACGGTGGTTCCGGCTGTCCTGAAGGACCTCGACTCAGCTATCGCCGCCCCGCTCATAGTCGGCCATGTCTGCCTCGGTGCGTTGACGGTCGCGAGGTTCGACGGCGCCCCGCCCTTCACCGACGAAGACGTCCAGCTGGTGGAGAGCTTCGCACACCACGCTGCCCTGGTCATGGAGTTCGGCCGGATCACCGAGGAAAGCTACCGGCTGGCGGTGCTCGAAGACCGCCACCGCATCGCTCGCGACCTGCACGACGTCGTCATCCAGCGCCTCTACGCATCGGGACTACGGCTGTACGCGCTGAGCGCCGACATCACCGACACCGCGGTCGCGGACCGAGCCAACCAGCTGGTCGACGAGATCGACCTCACGATCGACAGCATCCGCGCCAGCATTTTCGCCTTGGAAGACGACGGCTCCGAATCGACCAGCCTGAGGTCTCAGATCCGGCATCTGGCCAGCGGTTTCACCGATGTTCTCGGTTTCGAGCCGTGGGTGAACTTCGAAGGGCCTCTGGACGCGGCCGTCCCAGACCAGGTGCGACCAGAACTGCACGGCGTAGTCCGCGAGGCGTTGTCCAACGTCGCCAGGCATGCGTCAGCCAGCTCGGTCTACGTCGGATTGACCGTCGACGGCTACGGACGTGAGCTGACTCTCACGGTCGTCGACAACGGAGTGGGTGTCCAGTCCCGCCGGCTGGGAGGCCGCGGGCTGCCGAACCTCGAGGCGCGAGCCGCACGCTGGGGAGGCGAGTTCACCACGAACTCCGAAGCTGGCCATGGCACAAGCCTGACGTGGCGAATACCGCTCGCCATGGCGACCGCCGGCGAATTGCAGGGAGCCACGTCATGACCATCTCGGTATTCCTCGTCGACGACCATGAACTCGTGCGTACTGGGTTGCGGACCGTGCTGGACGCCCAACCCGATATCGTCGTGGTCGGCGAAGCCGGCTCCAGATCCCAGGGGCTTTCCGCCATCCGTGACACGCCTGCCAACGTCGCCATTCTCGACGTTCGCCTGCCTGATGGCGACGGTGTCACGCTCTGCCGCGAGATCCGCACGTTGCTGGATCCGCCACCGGCATGCCTGATGCTGACGAGCTATTCCGACGACGACGCCCTGTTCGGCGCGATCATGGCAGGAGCGTCGGGCTATCTGATGAAGCGCGTAGCGGGTTCTGCGGTCGTCGATGCGGTCCGGACCGTGGCTGCCGGCGGTTCCTTGCTGGACTCCGGGCTGACCAGCACTGTCATGAGCCGGATCCGGGGCGACAACGGACGACCGGATCCTGGCTACGCACTGCTCACGCCGCAGGAGCGCCGAGTCCTCGACCTCGTGGCCGAGGGGCTCACCAACCGGCAGATCGCCGAGCGACTCAGCCTGGCGGAGAAGACGGCGAAGAACCACGTCTCCTCGATCCTTCACAAACTCGGGTTCGAGCGACGCACGGAGGCCGCCGTCTACGCAACTAGACGGCGGCCTCCGGACGCACATTGAACGGTCTTCGGGCCCTGCCCCCCTTTGCCAAGGCCCGAAGACCGGACTTCAGGGCGTATCGGGCCTCGTGAATCGTGGCACGATCCGCATGAGAGCCGCTGCGCCCGCGATAAGTGCGAAGCCGGCGATGACGATCCAGATGACGCTCATTCCGGTAGCGGCCAGTGTTCCGGTGGTGCCTGCTGCGGCAGCCGTACCTGCTTGCTGATACATGGTTTTGCCTCCCAACCCTTTGGTTTACCAACTCTTTGCCGTGCGAAAGAAGGCGCCGAAGTACGCTTTCGCATGGCAAGCTTGCAGAAAGAAGTCGAACAAGAGCTCGTACATGGTGGCCGCCAGCGCCATACGCTTCCAGCCTCGATACCGCACAGTGACAACCCTTTCCACTACGAAAAGCAGCGTCAGCAGCATCCAGAACAGCTTGATGTTCACGTTGCCTGTCGAGAACGCGATGGTCAGCGTCGTGAGATAGGCAGCGGTGACCACGAGACCGAAGAACGTCAACAGCTGGCGGGCCCAATATGTTCGTGTTACTTTCGTGAATCCGTACTGAAAGCAGTTCTCTACCGCACCCCTTTTCCAGCGCAGCCGTTGCCGCCACAGCTCCCGCCAGCTCTGCATCACCTCGGTCTCCAATGTGCACACCGCTGGGGCGATCACGGTGAAGCCGAGGTGCTTGAGTGCGAAGGTGAGCTCGTTGTCCTCGGTCAGTACGCTGATGTCGTAGACCCCGCCGTTGCCGTCGCCCTTGGGCAGCCGTCCGTCGAGCCTCGCAGCCGCCACCTCCCGCAACGTCGAGACCCGGAACATCGCGGCCGTCCCGGTGATCACCAGGCAACGCCCCTTTAACCTCGCGAGGTCACGGGCGTAGCGCGCATACTCGTTACGCTGCAGGTGGCCGACGAACCCACCCCCGGTGCCGCCGCGGAAGACGCCGCCCACACCGCCGTACCCCTTCTCGAGGTGTTTGGCGGCCTGCTCGTGGAACTGTGCGTCGAGGATACTGTCGGCGTCCTGGACGAGCACCGTGTCGTCAGCTTCGAGCCGGGGCAGCAAGAGCCTGAGCACCTGGTTCAGGGCACCAGCCTTCTTGTTCGTGTTGCCCTGAGTGATAAACACATCTGCCCCGTGGGCACGGGCCACGTCCGCAGTGTTGTCCGTGCAATTATCACAGATGACGACAATGTAATCCGGCGGAGCCGTCTGGTTGGCCAACGCATCCAACGCCGCACCGATCTGGCTTTCTTCATTGTGCGCGGGAATAAGAACCACGCTGCCTTGTGCGACCATCTTCAGCTCCGTCGAATTCATCTACTCGATGACTATGAGAGAACCGGTCGAGGGTATTCTCGAGTCGTTTCTCATAACTGCAATCATCAGCCGATTTCGAGCTCCGGAACAGTTACGTAAGGCTCTACTTATCTGGGTGAGTTTGCCTATTGTCGTATCGGGAAACCGGCCTACCAATCCATAGGCCGGGTGGGTACCGGCAGGCATAGGGCTTTTGGCCTATTACCCACAGCGAACACCGCCTTCATGTCCGGCTGTGGTTCCACGTGAATAGCGGAGGGGACGACTGCCTGTCTGCCGCGATTGGAATAATGATCCTCATGGAGTCGTCCGCAGCCCGCGCTCTCGCTCATATCGCCTCGCAAGCCAGCGGTGGACCGGCCGGGCCGTCCGTTCGGGTCACGCTGCACTTCCACCCGGACCGGCTAGTAGGACAACGGCTGCTCCTGGACGTGATCGCTGACGACGGCGTGTATCGGTCGCAGTTCGAAACCGGCATCAGCAATGGTGGCCTGACCGCGTACCCGGGGGGCGATCGCTGGAGGTGGGAGAGCAGCATCTTCGGCGGGGCATACGACGATCGGCCGGGAGCCGAGCGCCCGAAGTACGGGTCGCTGAATTTCCGGGGGCGGCGCATCGGGGGCTCACCCCGATTCGGGTCGGCGTACCTGCGCCTCGCCCCGCACGTGCTGGCGCGCACGAGCTTCTGCTACCCGGACAGCGTATTCGCCCCTCAGCACTTCGGCGTGGCCGACCGTTTGTCGCCCCTGATCGAGATGGCCGAGGCCGGCGATCGCGATCCACTCGACGACTACGTCGAAGCCCACGTGCATGGCGAGGTGCATCTCGCGCGAGATGTGGAGGCGCTGGTCCTGGACCCGTGTTATCGGAAGACCGCCACCGAGGCCGCTGCTCGGCGTCTCGGCTGCCCCATCGAGTGGCACGACGGGTTCACGCTCCCGGTGAGCGAACTGCGCCGCAATCCGTCGTACCGGGGCCCCGAGTTCGTCAAGCTCGGCCTGTCTTTGGCCGAAGACGGCCTGCTCACAGCCGGCATGATCGGAGCGGCGGCACGCACCGGCAGCTACGATCAGCAGGCGCTCAAGCGCGTCTGGCACTATGTGGCCCGGTTCGGCACCCATGAGTTCAAGATCTAGTGCCCTGCGTGGGAACTAGGACCCCCGCTCGCTTGCCCGTCGCGGCGCGCGACCTGGCTCAGCCCAGGTCGATCGGGTCTACGCGGATACGTACCGGCCCGCCAGCGCGACGTGCCGACCGCACCCCTGCGGCGGCGCGCAGCGCCGTCGCCAGCCCGAGCCCGGCCCCGCGGGGTACCCTCACGATCGCCTGGACCAGCTCGGGGTCGTCTGCTGTATCTGCGCTGGCCGCCGCTGGCGCCGGCCCGAGTACCTCGGCAAGCGCGGGTAGCTCGGTCAGGGACATCAGCTCCGACACGTCGGTCGCCGCCCCACGAAGCTCGGCCACCCGGGCCGCCGGCGGGAAGTGCAGCTCACCGCGCTCGGCGAGCTCACGAACCGCGAACCCGGCCGGGTCCCACCGCACCAGCGCCTGCACGGCCGGCGCCGACGGATCAGCCACCACCACGATCTCACCACCGCCAGACTCCGGGCGCACCAGTGCCGCGGCCCGCAACCAGCGCCGCAATGCCTCCTCCGAAGCCCGGAGCCCTGGCCGGTTCAGCAACGAGGTGCCGTCGAGCAGCAGTGCGGCCGCGTACCCTCCGTCGGCCACCGGCTCGGCTCCGTGGGTGGCGACCACTAGTGCCGGCTGGTCGCCTACCTCGTCACGCACCCCGCTGGGTTCGGCTGCAGGGTCAGCCTCTGCGACCTCGCGTGCTTTCGTTTGCCGGGCCTCACCCCGGGACAGCACCACCGGAACCCCGGGGAACGCCCGCCCTAACTCCTCCGCCGTTCGCCGCACACCAACCACAGCGGCGCGGAGCCGCTCGTGCCCGCACTGGGGGCACCGCCAGGCCGGATTCTCCCGTCCACACCGCTCACATGCCGGCATGCTGCCGGCACCTCTCAGACGCAGCCCTCCGCCACACTCTCCACAGAACCCCGGAGCCCGGCATCGTGCGCACGCCACGGCGGGCACATAACCCGCCCGGGCCACCTGCACCAGGACCGGGCCCCGCTCCAGTCCGGCGCGCGCCGTCCGCCAGGCCAGCGACGGCAGCCGGGCCGAACGTGCCGCCTCGTCGCGCCGCTGCTCGTAATAGTCGCCGACGGTGTGCACTTTCGGAGCACGCTGCCGAGTGGCCGCGCGATCCAGCTCTACGGCACGTGCCCAGCCGGTATCCAACAGCAGCTGTGCTTCGGCGCTACGGGAATACCCGCCCACCAGTGCCGCCGCCGCACCGAGGTGGGCGCGGAGCAACAGCACCTCGCGCACGTGTGGGTACGGCGAACGCGGTTCGGCATGCAGATCGTCGCCGTCGTCCCAGACGGCAACCAAACCGAGGTCAGCGACTGGTGCGAACGCCGCCGACCGGGTCCCGATGACCGCGGACACCGAACCGCGCAGCACCCGCAACCAACGCCGGTAGCGTTCGGCCGGCCCGGAGTCCGCGCCGAGCACGACGTGGTGCCCCTCCCCCATCAGCTTCCCGATCGCAGCGTCCAGGCGGTTCACGTCTCGTGCGTCCGGAAGGACGACGACGGCGCCGCGCCCGGCTGACAAGGTGGCGCCCACCGCCCGAGCCAGCAGGTCGGCCCAGTCGGCCGCCGGGCCTGGATTCCACACCACCCGTGGTGGTGTTTCCGGCGCCGTGATGCCTGCCAGAGCGTCCAGCAGTGCGGCACCGTGCACGTGTGCCTGCCACCCGCCTG is drawn from Phytoactinopolyspora mesophila and contains these coding sequences:
- a CDS encoding LPXTG cell wall anchor domain-containing protein; this translates as MYQQAGTAAAAGTTGTLAATGMSVIWIVIAGFALIAGAAALMRIVPRFTRPDTP
- a CDS encoding primosomal protein N' codes for the protein MSDHGQNGQLALAGAPAPKQAKARPHPPAAEHNPVARVIVDIGLPHLDRPFDYVVPATMADKAVPGARVRIRFAGADHDGFILERAESSEHAGKLAPLRRVVSAEPVLTADIARLARAVADRYAGTMPDVLRLAIPPRHAATEKKASPPAVARPDRPDPGGWQAHVHGAALLDALAGITAPETPPRVVWNPGPAADWADLLARAVGATLSAGRGAVVVLPDARDVNRLDAAIGKLMGEGHHVVLGADSGPAERYRRWLRVLRGSVSAVIGTRSAAFAPVADLGLVAVWDDGDDLHAEPRSPYPHVREVLLLRAHLGAAAALVGGYSRSAEAQLLLDTGWARAVELDRAATRQRAPKVHTVGDYYEQRRDEAARSARLPSLAWRTARAGLERGPVLVQVARAGYVPAVACARCRAPGFCGECGGGLRLRGAGSMPACERCGRENPAWRCPQCGHERLRAAVVGVRRTAEELGRAFPGVPVVLSRGEARQTKAREVAEADPAAEPSGVRDEVGDQPALVVATHGAEPVADGGYAAALLLDGTSLLNRPGLRASEEALRRWLRAAALVRPESGGGEIVVVADPSAPAVQALVRWDPAGFAVRELAERGELHFPPAARVAELRGAATDVSELMSLTELPALAEVLGPAPAAASADTADDPELVQAIVRVPRGAGLGLATALRAAAGVRSARRAGGPVRIRVDPIDLG
- a CDS encoding ABC-F family ATP-binding cassette domain-containing protein; the protein is MITAHEVEVRAGPQILIAGASFRIAPGDKVGLVGRNGAGKTTLTRILAGEGQQFAGTVNRSGTVGYLPQDPRTGDPDVLARDRILGARGLDVIVQQLRKAEEQIASDDPASHERGMRRYSRLESEFLALGGYASESEAATIAASLGLEDRVLSQPLRTLSGGQRRRIELARILFSDAGTMLLDEPTNHLDADSVMWLRDFLRAYKGGLVVISHDVALLDKTVNRVFHLDATRAVIDVYNVGWTTYLEQRETDERRRRRERANAEKKASVLKAQADRMRYKATKAVAAQNMERRAERLLSGLESERRTEKVAKLRFPEPAPCGKTPLTASRLSKSYGSLEVFTDVDLAIDRGSRVVILGLNGAGKTTLLRLLGGIEKPDTGAVEPGHGLRLGYYAQEHETLDTSRTVLENMRTAAPDLPDVEARRVLGSFLFSGDSVEKPASVLSGGEKTRLALATLVVSSANVLLLDEPTNNLDPASREEVLGALRSFTGAIVLVTHDEGAVEALDPERVLLLPDGAEDLWNSDYSDLVALA
- a CDS encoding response regulator, whose amino-acid sequence is MTISVFLVDDHELVRTGLRTVLDAQPDIVVVGEAGSRSQGLSAIRDTPANVAILDVRLPDGDGVTLCREIRTLLDPPPACLMLTSYSDDDALFGAIMAGASGYLMKRVAGSAVVDAVRTVAAGGSLLDSGLTSTVMSRIRGDNGRPDPGYALLTPQERRVLDLVAEGLTNRQIAERLSLAEKTAKNHVSSILHKLGFERRTEAAVYATRRRPPDAH
- a CDS encoding ABC transporter transmembrane domain-containing protein; this encodes MAMGGSPMGGAWMASRSFSRDRSVVERRLARGTTKRIMSYARPYRRQIAIFLTTTVASAASAAAVPLLLKVLIDSGVVPGERSVVVWAALAVAGLALFDAIMNLIGRWMSARVGEGLIFDLRRQVFDHVQRQPIAFFTRTQTGSLVSRLNSDVVGAQQAFTGTLSQVVSNFVTLVLALGAMLVLSWQITIVVLVLVPLFLLPARYIGRKLADISRESMQLNANMSQTMTERFNVSGALLVKIFGRYHRENETFGQAAARVRDIGVIQALYARYFFIGLTFLASFATAIVYGIGGWLTIDGALEVGTLVALAALLTRLYGPLTALSNVQVDIMTALVSFERVFEVLDLKPMVQDKPSAQPLEVRSAADQEPRISVEFDDVRFRYPAGDDVSLASLESLARPAGNGADEEVLRGVSFRIEPGQMVALVGPSGAGKTTITHLVSRLYDPTGGVVRVGGRDVRDITLESLHDVVGVVTQDAHMFHDTIRANLAYARPEAGDEQLHAALRSAQIHDLVNSLPDGLDTVVGDRGYRLSGGEKQRLAIARLLLKSPHVVVLDEATAHLDSESELAVQRALKTALTGRTSLVIAHRLSTIRDADLILVVDDGRVVERGTHEQLLRAGGLYSELHRTQFASQRTDGVDVPSSAR
- a CDS encoding sensor histidine kinase, producing MLEALRRSLESAVRATNATFGVAGIVGPHRRPTTFVTVGHEPEPGPGGEPAATELLEEVINTGRIIRRQHPGVLGIPISADGEPLGAICLLDNHRGEFTEQDEHVLAGLAHLAQAVIEHLHRLEQTKQRQQWLAASNAVTTALLAGEDQSLTLRHIAQHARRAADAAAAAIARPDPSDIGIIRFQVVDAEEDMRALNGLAIPASGTATGEAFLTKAPVAVRGYGSHIMTQNADRQTVVPAVLKDLDSAIAAPLIVGHVCLGALTVARFDGAPPFTDEDVQLVESFAHHAALVMEFGRITEESYRLAVLEDRHRIARDLHDVVIQRLYASGLRLYALSADITDTAVADRANQLVDEIDLTIDSIRASIFALEDDGSESTSLRSQIRHLASGFTDVLGFEPWVNFEGPLDAAVPDQVRPELHGVVREALSNVARHASASSVYVGLTVDGYGRELTLTVVDNGVGVQSRRLGGRGLPNLEARAARWGGEFTTNSEAGHGTSLTWRIPLAMATAGELQGATS
- a CDS encoding helix-turn-helix domain-containing protein; the encoded protein is MADKLVKGARISGGQRDKLATDLKKQYEGGRSIRELASETGRSYGFVHRLLSESGVALRGRGGATRGKARKKS
- a CDS encoding glycosyltransferase; the encoded protein is MNSTELKMVAQGSVVLIPAHNEESQIGAALDALANQTAPPDYIVVICDNCTDNTADVARAHGADVFITQGNTNKKAGALNQVLRLLLPRLEADDTVLVQDADSILDAQFHEQAAKHLEKGYGGVGGVFRGGTGGGFVGHLQRNEYARYARDLARLKGRCLVITGTAAMFRVSTLREVAAARLDGRLPKGDGNGGVYDISVLTEDNELTFALKHLGFTVIAPAVCTLETEVMQSWRELWRQRLRWKRGAVENCFQYGFTKVTRTYWARQLLTFFGLVVTAAYLTTLTIAFSTGNVNIKLFWMLLTLLFVVERVVTVRYRGWKRMALAATMYELLFDFFLQACHAKAYFGAFFRTAKSW
- a CDS encoding ATP-binding cassette domain-containing protein; translated protein: MIEVEAVSHAYGERQVLRGVNAVLTERRVAVIGANGSGKSTFARLLNGLVLPDHGRVRVDGLDTRTDGAGVRRRVGFVFTDPDAQIVMPTVAEDVAFSLRRLKLGKSVAARVVDEQLAEFGLAGHADHPAHLLSGGQKQLLALCSILVTEPAVLVCDEPTTLLDLRNSRRVADLLDTLPQQVVLVTHDLDAVLNYDRVLVFDDGRIVFDGPAAAAVAHYRAQVA
- a CDS encoding DUF3626 domain-containing protein, with translation MILMESSAARALAHIASQASGGPAGPSVRVTLHFHPDRLVGQRLLLDVIADDGVYRSQFETGISNGGLTAYPGGDRWRWESSIFGGAYDDRPGAERPKYGSLNFRGRRIGGSPRFGSAYLRLAPHVLARTSFCYPDSVFAPQHFGVADRLSPLIEMAEAGDRDPLDDYVEAHVHGEVHLARDVEALVLDPCYRKTATEAAARRLGCPIEWHDGFTLPVSELRRNPSYRGPEFVKLGLSLAEDGLLTAGMIGAAARTGSYDQQALKRVWHYVARFGTHEFKI